One genomic segment of Desulfocapsa sulfexigens DSM 10523 includes these proteins:
- a CDS encoding CsgG/HfaB family protein, protein MKKLLRPFLFISLLPMFLNACAGSQPQYTPEYFGSGSVVAVWNLENYSVTENQILDDMQEFLTAKVAETLKESGECIVVEREKLVLALEELSLGSSVLVDETSRLEVGRLLGAQFMVFGGFQQVGEQLRIDLRLIEVASGAVVRTGVHTIRADNVSALLAAVEAVTAQLF, encoded by the coding sequence ATGAAGAAGTTGTTGCGGCCCTTTTTGTTCATATCGCTGCTGCCAATGTTCCTTAACGCCTGTGCTGGTTCACAGCCACAATACACACCGGAATACTTTGGCAGTGGCAGTGTAGTTGCAGTCTGGAATCTGGAGAATTACAGCGTTACAGAAAACCAGATCCTGGATGACATGCAAGAATTCCTCACCGCAAAGGTTGCTGAAACCCTGAAAGAGTCAGGAGAATGCATCGTTGTCGAGCGTGAAAAATTGGTATTGGCACTGGAGGAATTATCTCTTGGAAGTTCTGTGCTAGTTGATGAGACAAGCCGACTTGAGGTTGGACGCCTGCTTGGCGCCCAGTTTATGGTCTTTGGTGGATTTCAACAGGTAGGAGAACAACTGCGAATCGATCTTCGCCTTATTGAAGTCGCATCGGGAGCGGTTGTTCGAACCGGCGTCCATACGATAAGGGCAGATAATGTTTCAGCCCTGCTTGCTGCAGTTGAAGCTGTCACAGCACAACTTTTCTAA
- a CDS encoding redoxin domain-containing protein: protein MHHQIKLLLFLALLLLLTNPAISRAQFNPGDVAPDFTLEDVYGRPYQLSAMKDHSLIVLYFFDTSSPASQEGLLTLNKLLNSFKDTDLLVWGITTSSKNSVSDFIVTHKAGFPVMQDQKGISSTYHAELILPTVYILGPERRIINSFQGGGESTEKMLISLAERELQRNEPLLAQAISLEVQSDNPDSFEAKTVYGYAALKADEVDKAEDIFNDLAQEPGEGEILGKEGLAKIYAREGNVEKAMAVANEVETKAPGRGAVNVIKGDILYAQNKKEEAMAEYQEAVTKPEGSLSQKAEAHNQLGRLYASTENFDLARINYDQTVELDPYNLVAMSNKGVTYQKEGQLDKAMEMFQQAMTINKNDQFSAVLARQTKDMMELQKNTSEKQRIDKLVKELATRFRSKETVIPFFNSKDNWTSRPMVLSFVDFHEKGGLSERDGLSMVLTTQLAEQLNQSGRVRVVERVLMDRLLEELNLGSSELADPETALQLGRILAAKIVSTGALLHLPDQTLLSLRLIDTETTAIPKVLTRKLATGARNIEEETEKVTQEILRTIMEKYPLQGFIVQITGDQAVINIGTNQGVVLGSSFEAIMEGEPIQYKGKTLHGLPQTLAMLEVIQVEPDMSVVSIRDAKRPLQQDDKVQEKLSFTTTEGNKS from the coding sequence ATGCACCACCAAATCAAACTTTTGCTCTTTTTAGCATTGCTACTTCTTCTCACGAATCCGGCAATAAGCCGGGCACAGTTCAATCCAGGTGACGTCGCCCCTGATTTCACTCTGGAAGATGTTTATGGCCGTCCTTATCAACTTTCAGCTATGAAAGACCATTCTCTCATAGTCCTTTATTTTTTTGATACAAGTTCTCCTGCCAGCCAGGAAGGACTGTTGACTCTAAACAAACTTCTCAATTCCTTCAAGGATACAGACCTGCTGGTATGGGGTATTACCACTTCCAGTAAAAACAGTGTTTCAGATTTCATCGTAACCCATAAGGCAGGTTTTCCGGTGATGCAGGATCAAAAAGGAATCAGTTCCACATATCACGCAGAACTCATTCTTCCAACAGTCTATATCCTGGGACCAGAACGCAGGATCATTAATTCCTTTCAGGGAGGAGGAGAAAGTACTGAAAAAATGTTGATCAGCCTCGCTGAAAGAGAATTACAGCGTAACGAACCTCTCTTGGCTCAGGCCATCAGTCTGGAAGTGCAGTCCGACAACCCGGATTCCTTTGAGGCAAAAACTGTCTATGGCTACGCGGCTCTCAAGGCAGATGAAGTAGATAAAGCGGAAGATATTTTTAACGATCTGGCACAGGAACCTGGAGAAGGTGAAATTCTCGGAAAAGAGGGTCTTGCTAAAATTTATGCAAGAGAGGGCAATGTTGAAAAAGCTATGGCCGTAGCCAACGAGGTTGAAACCAAAGCACCGGGTCGTGGTGCTGTCAATGTTATTAAAGGTGACATCCTTTACGCTCAAAATAAGAAAGAAGAAGCAATGGCAGAATATCAGGAGGCCGTAACTAAACCGGAGGGAAGCCTGAGTCAGAAAGCTGAGGCCCATAACCAGCTTGGCAGGCTTTATGCCAGTACAGAAAATTTTGATCTGGCACGTATCAACTACGACCAGACGGTAGAACTTGATCCCTATAATCTTGTAGCTATGTCCAATAAGGGAGTGACCTACCAGAAAGAAGGGCAACTTGATAAAGCCATGGAAATGTTTCAGCAGGCCATGACCATTAATAAAAACGACCAGTTTTCTGCAGTTCTTGCAAGGCAAACAAAAGACATGATGGAGTTGCAGAAAAACACTTCTGAAAAACAGCGCATCGACAAATTAGTCAAGGAATTAGCCACACGCTTTCGTTCCAAAGAAACCGTAATCCCCTTCTTCAATTCTAAAGATAACTGGACTTCACGGCCAATGGTCCTTTCTTTTGTAGATTTCCACGAAAAAGGAGGGTTGAGCGAACGAGACGGATTATCAATGGTTTTGACTACCCAACTTGCAGAACAACTCAACCAGTCGGGACGGGTACGAGTGGTGGAACGTGTACTGATGGACCGCCTGCTTGAGGAACTCAACCTTGGTTCTTCGGAACTTGCTGACCCGGAAACCGCCCTCCAACTCGGTCGTATTCTTGCCGCGAAGATCGTTTCCACCGGTGCCCTGCTCCATTTGCCTGACCAGACTCTACTGAGTCTCCGCCTGATAGATACCGAAACAACCGCTATCCCCAAAGTATTAACCAGGAAACTTGCCACCGGAGCCAGAAATATTGAAGAGGAAACAGAAAAGGTCACCCAGGAGATTTTACGGACTATTATGGAGAAATATCCACTACAGGGTTTCATTGTCCAGATCACTGGTGACCAGGCTGTTATCAATATCGGCACAAATCAGGGGGTTGTTCTCGGATCATCTTTCGAAGCCATTATGGAAGGTGAACCAATACAATACAAAGGTAAAACCTTGCATGGACTTCCTCAAACACTGGCTATGCTGGAAGTCATTCAAGTGGAACCGGATATGAGTGTTGTCAGTATTCGTGATGCCAAACGACCATTACAACAGGATGACAAGGTGCAGGAGAAGCTGAGCTTTACAACTACAGAAGGAAACAAATCATGA
- a CDS encoding serine/threonine-protein kinase: MKYGRYEIVSELGRGAMGKVYQAHDPQINRMVALKVLREDRLTTEDYVQRFLKEATAIGRLSHPGIVTVYDIGQDHGTIYIAMEFLEGQSMDQLVKAGNLSLTDIVDIGIQIAQALHYAHTRGIIHRDIKPPNIICTPENILKVTDFGIAHIDDPDGQQMTRAGEILGTPVYMAPEQVMGQTVDGRSDLYSLGVILYELTTGHRPFKGENLTAVFRAITQDDPVPPDQLNPDIPPALSKLILKAMARKPEDRFRSGQEMSELLGNCLNVQSQESFSETIIQTAPEKRRSYNGFMIATALLFCGAALVAYLTMRPPTADDVQQQKNTAAISEQPSHIAVQDEETTPVPPVVLPSKPEEPLAPIYVPSVPQSSVAPTPVISPDSEEASPVPDAVPEIKKETLQAQRVEESFDDLFTDDRENAPIFPSTNEPETATKPASLTKVELGIEPDGSLKPSSPITPGTVVASLPPIGKEENSDIQKKITTLQINSSPSGASLYIDGNYHGLTPLEIEVTAIKHEVKLELQGHLNWQAQLNLSKGGLVPLSISLLPE, translated from the coding sequence ATGAAATACGGTAGGTATGAAATCGTTTCCGAACTCGGTAGAGGTGCCATGGGTAAGGTTTATCAGGCCCATGACCCTCAGATTAACCGTATGGTGGCACTGAAGGTACTTCGTGAAGATCGACTTACCACCGAGGACTACGTGCAGCGTTTTCTCAAAGAAGCTACCGCCATTGGACGACTCTCCCATCCAGGCATAGTGACAGTCTATGATATTGGCCAGGATCACGGCACCATCTACATTGCGATGGAATTTCTGGAAGGGCAATCCATGGATCAACTGGTCAAAGCTGGCAATTTAAGCCTGACCGACATCGTTGATATCGGAATACAGATAGCCCAGGCCCTCCATTATGCACATACAAGAGGGATCATTCACCGTGATATCAAACCGCCAAATATTATCTGTACTCCTGAAAATATTCTTAAGGTAACAGACTTTGGGATTGCCCATATCGATGATCCGGATGGTCAGCAGATGACTCGAGCCGGTGAGATCCTTGGTACCCCTGTCTATATGGCCCCTGAGCAGGTCATGGGACAAACCGTTGATGGTCGATCCGATCTTTACTCTTTAGGTGTCATTCTCTATGAGCTCACCACAGGTCATCGTCCATTCAAGGGTGAGAACCTCACTGCCGTCTTTAGAGCCATCACCCAGGATGATCCTGTTCCACCGGATCAGCTCAACCCTGATATCCCCCCGGCTCTCTCAAAGCTGATCCTGAAAGCCATGGCCAGAAAACCTGAAGATCGATTCCGCAGTGGCCAGGAGATGTCAGAACTTCTTGGCAACTGTCTTAATGTTCAATCTCAGGAATCTTTTAGCGAAACAATTATTCAGACAGCACCTGAAAAACGGCGTTCTTATAACGGCTTTATGATAGCGACCGCTCTCCTCTTCTGCGGAGCTGCCCTGGTCGCTTATCTCACCATGAGGCCACCTACAGCAGATGATGTCCAGCAACAAAAAAATACGGCCGCAATATCGGAACAGCCCTCGCACATTGCTGTGCAAGATGAGGAGACCACACCCGTTCCTCCGGTAGTACTACCAAGTAAACCTGAAGAACCACTTGCCCCGATTTATGTACCTTCCGTCCCCCAATCATCTGTGGCACCCACACCCGTTATATCACCTGATTCTGAAGAAGCCTCTCCCGTACCCGATGCAGTACCAGAAATAAAAAAAGAAACGTTGCAGGCACAACGGGTCGAAGAGTCGTTTGACGATCTTTTTACAGATGACAGAGAGAATGCACCAATTTTTCCCTCCACAAACGAGCCTGAAACTGCCACGAAACCAGCTTCCTTGACAAAAGTTGAACTGGGAATTGAGCCAGATGGCAGCTTAAAACCTTCGTCACCAATTACGCCTGGTACAGTAGTAGCCTCACTACCACCAATAGGAAAAGAAGAGAATTCCGATATCCAGAAAAAAATAACAACCTTACAAATAAACAGCAGTCCATCTGGAGCAAGCCTCTACATAGACGGGAACTATCATGGATTAACCCCCCTGGAGATTGAGGTTACAGCAATAAAACATGAGGTGAAACTTGAACTGCAGGGACATCTTAACTGGCAGGCCCAGCTGAACCTCAGCAAGGGAGGACTGGTTCCACTCTCCATCTCTCTTTTACCAGAATAG
- a CDS encoding S1 family peptidase: protein MNKYFPFLFLLTIAWLSATNTVHSSEIIEQYPLSIAATRDSVSRWLEKNDLTFQVITTPGGPIHIRSLQLNQGWSIELTPHSPLTTKLTVHVENDTQREENFKELLQYVKDKNTLSFHTTNQQQAQIPATILEKIGTVACINANHQGETVQFSGVFIDRKGLILSTAHDLKEHEEVNIISTINTHFKGDIVKIDFDRDLALIQITTDKDQFIELEGGRNLLGMGEKVFSIGCPVSLRGTISSGFINGPPRMANNQPIWQASMEIQPGSSGSPVFDENGAFVAIVKGRHRVSTGIGFLIPLETVIDFLNEQDKQ from the coding sequence ATGAACAAATATTTCCCCTTCCTTTTTCTCCTCACCATAGCATGGCTATCCGCCACGAACACCGTTCACTCTTCTGAAATCATTGAGCAATATCCTCTCTCCATAGCAGCAACACGAGATTCCGTTTCCCGATGGCTAGAGAAGAATGACCTCACCTTCCAGGTCATCACCACCCCAGGTGGTCCGATTCATATCCGAAGCTTACAACTGAACCAGGGGTGGTCTATCGAACTCACTCCCCACTCACCTCTAACTACAAAGCTGACTGTCCATGTTGAAAACGATACACAGAGAGAAGAGAACTTTAAAGAACTCCTCCAGTACGTTAAGGATAAGAATACACTCTCCTTCCACACAACGAACCAGCAGCAAGCGCAAATCCCGGCAACTATCCTGGAAAAAATTGGTACCGTTGCCTGTATTAATGCAAATCATCAGGGAGAGACTGTTCAGTTTTCCGGAGTTTTCATAGACAGAAAAGGGCTAATTCTATCCACTGCACATGACCTTAAAGAACACGAGGAGGTCAACATCATCTCCACGATAAACACCCATTTCAAGGGTGATATTGTAAAAATCGATTTTGATCGTGACCTGGCTCTCATACAGATCACAACCGATAAAGATCAATTTATCGAACTCGAAGGGGGGCGCAACTTGCTAGGGATGGGAGAGAAAGTCTTCTCAATAGGATGCCCGGTAAGCCTCCGGGGCACAATCAGTTCAGGTTTTATCAATGGCCCTCCCCGTATGGCAAATAATCAGCCAATATGGCAGGCCAGCATGGAAATTCAACCAGGCAGCAGTGGCAGTCCTGTGTTCGATGAAAATGGTGCTTTTGTAGCCATTGTCAAAGGGCGCCATCGAGTATCCACCGGAATCGGTTTTTTAATCCCTCTTGAAACCGTTATCGATTTTCTCAATGAGCAGGATAAGCAATGA
- a CDS encoding Stp1/IreP family PP2C-type Ser/Thr phosphatase: MEMNLKLSASGLTDIGLHRSSNEDSYFIQKDTYCFLVADGMGGAAAGEIASRIFADTAAQLIPQSGNQSESNTVALIKKIFLTANKEIRSHILSTPDHSGMGCTAELLLFHHNGFALGHIGDSRSYRLRNGKLTRLTKDHSLVQNQVDQGLISKEAARTHRLRNVISRAVGIEEKLEIDIIRGRYLTKDLFLLCSDGLTDMVTEEVITKILLRRESLQQRTATLIERAKTNGGRDNITAVLVEVLP; the protein is encoded by the coding sequence ATGGAAATGAACCTCAAGTTATCAGCCAGCGGCTTGACTGATATCGGCTTGCATCGTAGCAGTAATGAAGATAGCTACTTTATACAGAAAGACACATATTGTTTTCTTGTTGCTGACGGTATGGGCGGTGCAGCCGCCGGTGAGATTGCAAGTCGAATATTTGCAGATACAGCTGCTCAACTAATTCCTCAATCTGGAAATCAATCAGAAAGTAACACTGTGGCTCTGATTAAGAAGATTTTTCTTACGGCCAATAAGGAAATCAGAAGCCATATTCTTAGCACCCCAGACCACAGTGGCATGGGATGTACGGCTGAACTTCTCCTCTTTCATCATAATGGCTTTGCTCTGGGTCATATAGGAGACAGCAGATCATACCGCCTTCGCAATGGAAAGCTGACCCGCCTGACCAAGGATCATTCGCTTGTCCAGAATCAGGTGGATCAAGGCTTGATTTCCAAAGAAGCTGCACGAACACACCGTTTACGTAATGTAATCAGCAGAGCAGTAGGGATTGAAGAGAAACTGGAAATTGATATTATTCGAGGGCGATATTTGACAAAAGATCTTTTTCTTCTCTGCTCCGATGGACTGACTGATATGGTTACCGAAGAGGTTATTACGAAAATACTCCTCAGAAGAGAATCGCTGCAGCAACGAACTGCCACGCTTATTGAACGTGCTAAGACCAATGGTGGCCGTGACAATATTACCGCAGTACTGGTGGAAGTCTTACCATGA
- a CDS encoding FHA domain-containing protein produces the protein MNIPDKKVQLVHLNGPFKGEIQDFFESVIVIGRHPDCQLVFPSDSTAISRKHAEIRREGNRFKFLDYSANGTLINGIEQKDVFLKDGDVLIIGGEGGPKVSFLSSKVTPEEKEAIASSGDMNRQQDPSVSLSPPDKVQTPKIEESPENVPLAQSLQKSPVIEPLPSSSMKGPRDSAPIPTVNKSFIIQYGATLTSFKKLPIIIGSGSDCDCTLQHHALLDHHAQIFFRDNQYWVKDLTGRGMLTVNLRPVQSESSLQPDTCLALTPQGPKFQFLGEGRLAEIETTEESEKRLEPVQSDKYQQQQSRGSSVKPSGGGKKLFWILFTLLLVLGIPIAVWYFL, from the coding sequence ATGAATATCCCAGATAAAAAAGTACAGTTAGTGCATCTGAACGGGCCGTTTAAAGGTGAAATTCAAGATTTCTTTGAATCGGTTATTGTTATTGGGAGACATCCTGATTGCCAGCTGGTCTTTCCGAGTGATTCCACAGCAATTTCACGGAAACATGCTGAAATTAGACGGGAGGGGAACCGCTTCAAGTTTCTGGATTACAGCGCAAATGGTACCCTGATCAATGGTATAGAGCAAAAAGATGTTTTTTTAAAAGATGGTGATGTGCTGATTATTGGTGGAGAGGGAGGGCCAAAGGTCAGTTTTTTGAGTTCAAAAGTTACTCCCGAAGAAAAGGAGGCCATTGCTTCTTCTGGAGATATGAATAGACAGCAGGATCCAAGTGTATCGCTGTCACCGCCTGATAAGGTGCAGACACCTAAAATAGAAGAGTCGCCTGAAAATGTTCCGCTAGCTCAGTCTCTGCAGAAATCACCAGTGATAGAACCTTTGCCATCGTCATCGATGAAAGGTCCTCGAGATTCTGCGCCGATTCCTACAGTTAATAAAAGCTTTATCATCCAGTATGGGGCAACCCTTACCTCCTTTAAGAAGTTACCAATCATCATCGGGAGTGGCAGTGATTGTGACTGTACATTGCAGCATCATGCTCTGCTTGACCACCATGCACAGATTTTCTTCCGGGACAATCAGTACTGGGTGAAAGACCTTACCGGCCGTGGAATGCTGACGGTCAATTTACGACCGGTTCAGTCTGAATCATCGCTTCAGCCAGATACCTGTCTGGCCCTCACACCTCAGGGGCCTAAGTTTCAATTTCTTGGCGAAGGCAGGCTAGCTGAAATTGAGACAACGGAAGAATCGGAAAAGAGACTGGAACCAGTGCAATCAGACAAGTACCAGCAACAGCAATCAAGAGGATCCAGTGTCAAACCATCCGGAGGCGGCAAAAAGCTGTTCTGGATTCTGTTTACTCTGCTGCTTGTACTCGGGATTCCAATAGCAGTCTGGTATTTCCTGTAA
- a CDS encoding type VI secretion system contractile sheath domain-containing protein has translation MEQISIPDFPFSILALAPFTSEVNPGVTVKLLAVDPLDIDQALTALMPSFFLSLPVAECPAGGLHLRFRKMRDFTPDGLLQSQPYLENLLAAHRFCLEAEQQKKSTEVIIEGVKKWPDLPPISLTQKKKDEEEKKSSLESILSMVALPEEDSSVKGATAGGTGFYGALARKILDSIYTDPIFRSLESCWQGLRYLGRHLAEAGGRLSILPISHNNIEKVLDEQREEIILDPPSVILVDQPLSSSERSVQMMTQLASFGQEMLVPVLTWLDASFFQIENWKNLDSLSFLPHHLEKASFARYKGLQNSDLSRWIGLSCNRFGTRFPYGPENRSRLLPFREKEMLWLSSVWGVAALMASRVRQTGWPTGMASSRQICLEDLALALEGSVEQSPLEVQWSESRLEQVSRCGIMALAGWKGRDSAFLAGDVMASTDSSLSYQTLLCRVSHFILWCRDNWQEPLLADELASRLHTAFQLFTKKQGEYPVGDFGVECHDDKGAIQVLFRWIPSRHILPSGQEIVLEFGW, from the coding sequence ATGGAACAGATATCTATTCCAGATTTCCCTTTTTCCATTCTTGCACTTGCACCGTTTACTTCAGAAGTAAATCCTGGTGTGACCGTCAAACTTCTTGCAGTTGATCCTTTGGATATTGATCAGGCACTAACTGCGTTGATGCCATCTTTTTTTCTCTCTCTCCCAGTTGCAGAATGTCCTGCCGGTGGGCTTCATCTTCGATTCAGGAAAATGCGCGATTTCACCCCTGACGGTCTTTTGCAGAGTCAACCATATCTTGAGAATTTGCTTGCCGCTCATCGTTTCTGCCTTGAGGCTGAACAGCAAAAGAAGTCTACAGAGGTAATTATTGAAGGAGTTAAGAAGTGGCCTGATCTACCCCCGATCTCACTGACTCAGAAAAAAAAGGACGAGGAAGAAAAAAAGAGTTCCCTGGAGAGTATTTTATCCATGGTGGCTTTGCCGGAAGAAGACAGTTCAGTCAAGGGAGCCACTGCAGGAGGAACTGGATTTTATGGCGCACTGGCCCGTAAAATTCTAGACAGCATCTATACCGATCCAATATTTCGATCCCTTGAGTCCTGCTGGCAGGGTTTGCGATATCTCGGTCGCCATCTTGCTGAGGCTGGTGGTCGTTTGTCAATATTACCGATATCTCATAATAACATTGAAAAAGTCCTGGATGAACAAAGAGAAGAGATCATACTTGATCCTCCTTCTGTCATTCTTGTTGATCAGCCCTTAAGCAGTTCAGAGAGATCCGTGCAAATGATGACTCAGCTCGCTTCCTTTGGCCAGGAGATGCTTGTACCTGTGCTTACCTGGTTGGATGCTTCGTTTTTCCAGATTGAAAATTGGAAGAATCTTGATAGCCTTTCTTTTCTTCCCCACCACTTGGAAAAAGCATCCTTTGCCAGGTATAAAGGTTTGCAGAATTCCGATTTGAGTCGCTGGATAGGGTTGAGCTGCAATCGTTTTGGGACTCGTTTCCCCTATGGGCCTGAGAACCGATCACGCCTTCTTCCTTTCAGGGAAAAGGAGATGCTCTGGCTCTCTTCGGTATGGGGAGTTGCAGCTCTTATGGCTTCCCGCGTAAGGCAAACCGGATGGCCAACGGGTATGGCCTCATCACGGCAGATCTGTCTGGAAGATTTGGCTCTTGCCCTGGAAGGTTCGGTTGAACAAAGTCCGCTTGAGGTACAATGGAGTGAAAGTCGGCTGGAACAGGTTTCCCGTTGCGGCATTATGGCGCTGGCCGGATGGAAGGGAAGGGATAGCGCTTTTCTTGCCGGTGATGTCATGGCCTCGACGGATAGTAGTTTGAGTTATCAGACCTTGCTTTGCAGAGTGAGCCACTTTATCCTCTGGTGTCGGGACAATTGGCAGGAACCTTTGCTGGCAGATGAATTGGCTAGTCGATTGCACACTGCCTTTCAACTGTTTACCAAAAAACAGGGGGAGTATCCTGTTGGTGATTTTGGGGTGGAGTGTCACGATGATAAAGGGGCTATTCAGGTCTTGTTTCGATGGATCCCTTCCAGGCACATTCTCCCCAGCGGACAGGAGATAGTGCTGGAGTTTGGCTGGTAA
- a CDS encoding FHA domain-containing protein: MIQRLENNGQNSSPPAVLVSATWPAGQFAERAFSSSFRVGRDPDCDIAITDPVVSRHHAEVIFLADTWWIQDCNSANGIFVDGNRVNRIAIKKLTRIELGRNGPLLTLSVDQPFQETKKPGTPRSMSHYQEHYFGDKDDGDAGEHTIMVRRAFAQVQKKQKRKYGIIIGLVTCLFCIAGSVAIYMHLQVEKQKKLAAEIFYTMKGLEVEFADVLQTARDSDDTATIARVEYYKQQARELENSYSEFVDTLGIYKNISPQEEAILKTARIFGECEIFVPADFTSEVIRYIKKWQSSSRLVNALERAENNGYTSPIARTMRYYFLPPQFFYLALQESNFNVNALGPKTRWGIAKGMWQFIPETGSRYGLQTGPLFKQRKVDPLDERHNFAKSTVAAAKYLRKIYDTDAQASGLLVMASYNWGENRVIQLVRDMPNNPKERNFWQFFKQYRDKIPEQTYDYVFYIFSAAVIGENPGLFGFDFDNPLIIAAK, translated from the coding sequence ATGATTCAAAGGCTGGAAAATAACGGGCAGAATTCGTCACCTCCAGCTGTTTTAGTCTCAGCAACATGGCCAGCCGGACAGTTTGCAGAACGCGCATTTTCCTCCTCTTTTCGTGTCGGTCGTGATCCCGACTGTGATATAGCTATTACCGATCCGGTAGTCAGTCGCCACCATGCCGAGGTAATTTTTCTGGCAGACACCTGGTGGATTCAAGACTGTAATAGTGCCAATGGTATTTTTGTTGACGGTAACCGGGTTAATCGCATTGCCATTAAAAAACTGACCAGGATTGAACTGGGAAGAAACGGGCCACTCCTTACACTGTCGGTTGACCAGCCTTTCCAGGAAACTAAAAAGCCTGGAACTCCACGATCCATGTCCCACTATCAGGAACATTATTTCGGTGATAAGGATGACGGGGACGCAGGTGAGCACACCATAATGGTTAGACGTGCCTTTGCCCAGGTTCAGAAAAAACAGAAAAGAAAGTATGGTATCATCATTGGCCTGGTTACCTGCCTTTTTTGTATTGCTGGCTCAGTTGCCATCTACATGCATCTGCAGGTTGAGAAACAAAAAAAACTCGCTGCTGAAATCTTCTATACCATGAAAGGACTGGAAGTAGAGTTTGCAGATGTTCTTCAAACAGCACGAGACAGTGATGACACTGCTACCATTGCCAGGGTAGAATATTATAAACAGCAGGCAAGAGAGTTGGAAAACAGCTATAGCGAATTTGTCGACACTCTCGGGATCTATAAAAATATCAGTCCCCAGGAAGAGGCAATTCTAAAAACTGCGAGAATTTTTGGTGAATGTGAAATATTTGTTCCTGCTGACTTTACCAGTGAAGTCATACGCTACATCAAGAAGTGGCAGTCAAGCAGCCGTCTTGTTAACGCCCTGGAACGCGCAGAAAACAATGGCTACACTTCTCCAATTGCCAGAACCATGCGCTATTATTTTCTCCCACCACAGTTCTTTTATCTGGCTCTGCAGGAAAGTAATTTTAACGTAAATGCCCTGGGCCCTAAAACCCGCTGGGGTATTGCCAAAGGTATGTGGCAATTCATTCCTGAAACCGGCTCTCGATATGGCCTGCAAACAGGTCCCCTTTTTAAGCAACGAAAGGTAGATCCCCTTGACGAGCGGCATAATTTTGCCAAATCAACCGTGGCCGCAGCAAAGTACCTGCGAAAAATTTACGATACCGATGCTCAGGCCTCCGGGCTATTGGTAATGGCCTCGTACAACTGGGGAGAAAACCGCGTTATTCAACTTGTGAGAGATATGCCGAATAATCCAAAAGAACGTAATTTCTGGCAGTTTTTTAAACAGTATCGTGATAAAATACCCGAACAAACCTATGACTATGTGTTCTACATTTTTTCAGCGGCAGTGATTGGAGAAAACCCCGGTCTCTTTGGCTTTGATTTTGACAATCCGCTCATTATTGCGGCAAAATAG
- a CDS encoding DUF4150 domain-containing protein encodes MFANSQMMGQDFAFPDVCLTPAPPAPAPVPIPYPNIAMGPTANPGTACTKILIMGMPAHNMGTVTPMTNGDNAGVSMGVASGRVMGPSRHLAGSFTVLFQGKPATRLTSPTLQNGTNVPGMRIVPSQTKVLLLAP; translated from the coding sequence ATGTTTGCCAATTCACAAATGATGGGTCAGGATTTTGCTTTTCCTGACGTTTGTTTAACCCCTGCTCCACCAGCACCTGCGCCTGTACCTATTCCTTATCCGAATATTGCAATGGGACCCACAGCAAATCCTGGTACCGCATGTACGAAAATTCTTATCATGGGAATGCCAGCTCATAACATGGGAACGGTCACCCCCATGACCAATGGTGACAATGCAGGTGTCTCCATGGGAGTAGCCTCTGGCAGAGTCATGGGGCCTTCACGGCATCTAGCAGGATCGTTTACCGTGCTTTTCCAGGGAAAACCAGCGACACGGCTGACAAGTCCAACTCTGCAGAATGGTACAAATGTTCCTGGTATGAGGATAGTACCCAGCCAAACCAAAGTCCTTTTGTTAGCACCCTAA